In Prochlorococcus marinus str. GP2, a single window of DNA contains:
- a CDS encoding sirohydrochlorin chelatase produces MDNLDSKLNNQVAILICGHGSRNKLAITEFQELTKFIQKRYPNFLVEFGFLEFAKPSLVDALDKLKDLSIKKVIAIPAMLFAAGHVKNDIPSLLMNYSSKTGIEIIYGRELGINNLMISAACERVKDVFKQNNTLKPEESLLVVVGRGSSDPDANSNVSKITRMIVEGIGLGWGETVFSGVTFPLVEPGLKNVVRLGYKNIIIFPYFLFSGVLVTRIKRQSDLVAINNPNISFIHAKYLSSQSYVVDTFVERIEEILNNEGNNFMNCSTCKYRSNLFGFEKEVGMVQESHHDHVQGLGISCDLCDPECNGACEMQNQIPTHTQEKSNSAGGDYLEHEHEEAHQHEHIHHHHSIYPNSKHPLGPVTLRLPNKD; encoded by the coding sequence TTGGATAATTTAGATTCGAAGTTAAATAATCAAGTCGCGATACTTATCTGTGGGCATGGGAGTAGAAATAAACTAGCCATTACTGAATTTCAAGAATTAACTAAGTTCATACAAAAAAGATATCCAAACTTTTTGGTTGAATTTGGTTTCTTGGAATTCGCTAAACCTTCACTTGTTGATGCTCTAGACAAGTTAAAAGATCTTTCTATAAAAAAAGTAATTGCAATACCAGCAATGCTTTTCGCTGCTGGCCATGTGAAAAATGATATACCTAGCTTGCTTATGAATTATTCAAGTAAAACAGGTATTGAAATAATTTATGGAAGAGAATTAGGTATTAATAATTTAATGATTAGTGCAGCTTGTGAAAGAGTTAAAGATGTATTTAAACAAAATAATACTCTCAAACCTGAAGAATCATTATTAGTTGTTGTTGGTAGAGGTTCTTCTGACCCAGATGCGAATTCCAATGTTTCCAAAATTACAAGAATGATCGTAGAGGGTATTGGTTTAGGGTGGGGGGAAACAGTTTTTTCTGGAGTAACTTTCCCTCTTGTTGAACCTGGTTTGAAAAATGTTGTGAGACTTGGTTATAAAAATATCATTATTTTCCCTTATTTCCTTTTCTCAGGTGTTCTTGTCACAAGAATAAAAAGGCAAAGTGATTTAGTTGCGATTAATAATCCAAATATTTCATTTATACATGCAAAATATCTTTCGTCACAATCTTATGTGGTCGACACATTTGTAGAAAGGATTGAAGAGATTCTTAATAACGAAGGGAATAATTTTATGAATTGCTCAACTTGTAAATATAGATCAAATTTATTTGGCTTTGAAAAAGAAGTTGGAATGGTACAAGAAAGTCATCATGACCACGTACAGGGCCTGGGTATAAGTTGTGATTTATGTGATCCTGAATGTAATGGTGCTTGTGAAATGCAAAATCAAATACCAACTCATACCCAAGAAAAATCAAACTCAGCAGGAGGAGATTACTTAGAACATGAACATGAAGAGGCTCATCAACATGAACATATTCACCATCACCATAGTATTTATCCAAACTCAAAACACCCTTTAGGACCTGTTACGCTTCGCTTGCCTAATAAAGACTAA
- a CDS encoding DUF2811 domain-containing protein produces MDQPSQSNLIDKKFVECYSNKVSLETELSETLYNTMKDFVLSNPTWDQYKLINSALATFLVQNGCKDNSVSEIYLNQLFTPSKSF; encoded by the coding sequence ATGGATCAACCCAGCCAATCAAATTTAATTGATAAGAAATTTGTCGAGTGCTATTCAAATAAAGTCTCTTTGGAAACAGAGCTATCAGAAACTCTTTATAACACTATGAAAGATTTCGTATTAAGTAACCCAACTTGGGATCAATATAAGCTTATAAATTCAGCGTTAGCTACTTTTCTCGTTCAAAACGGATGTAAAGATAATTCTGTATCAGAAATTTATTTAAATCAATTATTTACACCTTCTAAGTCTTTTTAA
- a CDS encoding GMC oxidoreductase: MDISPYDAIVVGSGATGGIAALTLAEQGIKVLVIEAGPRIKRHEASNYEPKSTFKRLSGVLTKKHANQSQHPGYWKNNPDLYSNELKHPYEFPKKKPFLWTQGKHYGGRSLTWGGITLRLSSEDFHPAKQDGFGPNWPISYDELSPHYDFIESFCGIYGRKDDIKEVPNGTYIGEIPLTENETIFGSKVKSKLNYPFIQSRGFDRNSSVKDKKWPNSSSVGTTLKKALETGNVQIISNHLVESFEINKLTELASKLTIVNLDNGCKKELNCDLILLCASTISTLRILLNSEYKSNSSGFKDNSGKLGKYLMDHISICRFFSVPKTKNSGKILDNPPDLSGAGSFFIPFGSNLPKIDGINFHRGYGIWGAIDRLGIPKFLQKDTNSSIGFLIAHGEVLPREKNLVSLSRKTDEWGIPIPHIEFEWSENELNMSKHMENTIRKSIKAANGEIKNINELINIPLGSFFTKNLIALSDSPPPPGYYIHEVGGAPMGTNEENSVVDKFNRLWSCKNVLVLDGACWPTSSWQSPTLTMMALSRRACLNIKKT; the protein is encoded by the coding sequence TTGGATATAAGTCCTTACGATGCAATTGTTGTTGGTTCTGGAGCTACAGGAGGAATAGCAGCACTTACATTGGCAGAACAGGGGATAAAAGTTTTAGTAATAGAAGCGGGACCAAGAATAAAAAGGCATGAGGCTAGTAATTATGAGCCAAAAAGTACCTTTAAAAGATTATCAGGCGTTTTAACAAAAAAACATGCCAATCAATCTCAACATCCTGGTTATTGGAAAAATAATCCTGATTTATATTCAAATGAATTAAAGCATCCTTATGAATTCCCCAAAAAAAAGCCCTTCCTTTGGACTCAAGGTAAACATTATGGGGGTAGATCACTAACTTGGGGAGGCATAACATTAAGACTTTCATCAGAAGATTTTCATCCAGCTAAACAAGACGGATTCGGACCAAACTGGCCTATTTCATACGATGAACTATCCCCTCACTATGATTTCATCGAAAGTTTCTGTGGAATTTATGGACGAAAAGATGATATCAAGGAAGTTCCAAACGGTACTTATATTGGTGAAATCCCTCTTACAGAAAACGAAACAATTTTTGGAAGTAAAGTTAAATCAAAATTAAACTATCCATTTATCCAATCAAGAGGATTTGACCGTAATTCATCCGTAAAAGATAAAAAATGGCCCAATTCCTCTAGTGTAGGAACCACCTTAAAAAAAGCTTTAGAGACTGGAAATGTACAAATAATCTCTAATCACTTAGTGGAATCTTTTGAAATTAACAAGTTAACAGAGCTTGCTTCAAAACTAACGATCGTAAACTTAGATAATGGCTGCAAAAAAGAATTAAATTGTGATTTAATCCTTCTTTGCGCATCAACAATTTCAACGCTCAGAATATTGCTGAACTCAGAATACAAATCAAATTCCTCAGGTTTTAAAGATAATTCTGGGAAATTAGGTAAATACCTCATGGACCATATATCTATCTGCAGATTTTTTTCAGTCCCAAAAACAAAAAACTCAGGAAAAATATTAGATAATCCTCCCGATCTTTCTGGAGCAGGCAGTTTCTTTATTCCATTTGGTTCAAATTTACCAAAAATTGACGGCATAAATTTCCATAGAGGTTATGGAATCTGGGGGGCAATTGATAGATTAGGAATACCTAAATTTTTGCAAAAAGACACAAACTCATCCATTGGCTTTCTTATCGCCCATGGTGAAGTCCTTCCTCGAGAGAAAAACTTAGTTTCCCTCTCGAGAAAAACAGATGAATGGGGCATTCCAATTCCCCATATTGAATTCGAATGGAGCGAGAATGAGTTAAATATGTCAAAACATATGGAAAACACAATACGAAAATCAATAAAAGCTGCAAATGGAGAAATAAAAAATATTAATGAACTCATAAATATCCCATTAGGGAGTTTTTTTACAAAAAATTTGATTGCACTCTCAGATAGTCCCCCTCCTCCAGGATATTACATTCATGAAGTAGGGGGCGCACCGATGGGAACGAATGAAGAAAATAGCGTAGTTGATAAATTCAATAGGTTATGGAGTTGTAAGAATGTACTTGTACTAGATGGAGCATGCTGGCCCACTTCATCTTGGCAAAGCCCCACACTTACAATGATGGCTTTGAGTAGAAGAGCCTGTTTAAATATTAAAAAGACTTAG
- a CDS encoding Tic20 family protein — translation MNQIFQRLSSVFLYTLPLKASIPFGYYLFYKYSFLKILLLITFPIAIIEKSLPFGGFLLFIILFAGLARNPKVPYFVRYNACQALLIDIALIIISYLLRIFPIVELGSIIFIITLCIFIYSIYQCIFGVEPEIPLISKSVRMQI, via the coding sequence TTGAATCAGATATTCCAGAGACTATCATCGGTTTTTTTGTATACGTTGCCTTTAAAGGCATCAATACCTTTTGGATATTATTTGTTCTATAAATATTCTTTTTTAAAAATACTATTATTAATAACTTTTCCAATAGCAATAATTGAAAAATCTTTGCCTTTTGGTGGTTTTTTATTATTTATAATATTGTTTGCTGGATTAGCAAGAAATCCAAAAGTCCCCTATTTCGTTAGATATAACGCATGCCAAGCATTACTAATTGATATTGCTTTGATAATAATTTCATATCTCTTGAGGATATTCCCCATAGTTGAACTAGGTTCAATTATTTTTATAATAACGCTATGTATTTTTATCTATTCGATTTATCAATGTATTTTTGGGGTTGAACCTGAAATACCCTTAATTAGCAAATCTGTAAGAATGCAAATTTAA
- a CDS encoding DNA adenine methylase — MKNIIVPPLKIQGIKTKLIDFIRDNIQINNNITWIEPFLGSGSVAFNLAPKKALLSDSNPHIINLYKSIQNNKLTPEEIADHLKIEGNELAQKGESHYYQIRKRFNQDKNAKDFVFLNRCCFNGLIRFNKKGEFNVPFCKKNDRFRKALITKIYNQFVAVRERILLSEWDFVCQSWEETLINTNSNSFTYLDPPYVGRHTDYYSSWDEKDAHKMISAIEKLKGGYALSMWFENRYRKNLYLQNFEKFASFRYFSHFYHLGGSEQNRNKMIEALVIHPDYVKQNLLKNDLNSLVDIEFNNHISA, encoded by the coding sequence ATGAAAAATATAATTGTACCTCCATTAAAAATACAAGGTATTAAAACAAAATTGATTGATTTTATTAGAGATAATATCCAAATCAATAATAATATTACCTGGATAGAACCTTTTTTAGGATCAGGCTCAGTAGCTTTTAATCTTGCGCCCAAAAAAGCGTTATTATCTGACAGTAATCCACATATAATCAATTTATATAAATCAATTCAAAATAATAAATTAACGCCTGAAGAAATTGCTGATCATTTAAAGATAGAGGGTAATGAATTGGCTCAAAAAGGAGAATCCCACTATTATCAAATTAGAAAAAGATTTAATCAAGATAAAAATGCAAAGGATTTTGTCTTTTTAAATAGGTGCTGTTTTAATGGTTTGATTCGTTTCAATAAGAAAGGTGAATTTAATGTCCCTTTTTGCAAAAAAAATGACCGATTTAGAAAAGCTTTAATTACTAAAATTTATAATCAATTTGTTGCAGTTCGAGAGCGAATCCTTTTATCCGAATGGGACTTTGTATGCCAGAGTTGGGAAGAAACCTTAATAAATACAAACTCTAATTCTTTTACATATTTAGACCCACCTTACGTTGGAAGGCATACAGATTATTATTCATCCTGGGATGAAAAAGATGCACATAAGATGATCTCTGCTATTGAAAAATTAAAAGGAGGATATGCTCTGTCAATGTGGTTTGAGAATAGATATAGGAAAAATCTATATTTACAAAATTTTGAAAAATTTGCATCATTTAGATACTTTTCTCATTTTTATCATCTCGGGGGTTCAGAACAAAACAGAAATAAAATGATTGAAGCTCTAGTGATACATCCTGATTATGTAAAACAAAATTTATTAAAAAATGATCTTAATTCTTTAGTAGATATAGAATTTAATAATCATATTTCTGCCTAA
- a CDS encoding VHS domain-containing protein has protein sequence MPSNWSKIRDEWLDRTAIAKDDAKWALEALINSEEELFEIEQKIKNKEDAISQVKILKKKVKETIYSKEISLDDIALNTSNSNKVQISVPSNLTYLLKVWAAAEGRDLSSVAFQCLETGIREMKSKGSIPSVAVNRYDSACQKRIALAEVNNLLEKYEIAQNEIN, from the coding sequence ATGCCTAGCAATTGGTCAAAAATAAGAGATGAATGGCTTGATAGAACCGCCATTGCTAAAGATGATGCTAAGTGGGCATTAGAAGCTTTAATTAATTCTGAAGAAGAGTTGTTTGAAATAGAACAAAAAATCAAGAATAAAGAGGACGCTATAAGCCAAGTAAAAATTTTGAAAAAAAAAGTTAAGGAGACAATCTACTCTAAAGAAATTAGTCTCGATGATATTGCATTAAATACTTCAAATTCAAATAAAGTACAGATCTCAGTGCCATCAAATCTTACTTATCTTTTAAAAGTCTGGGCAGCAGCAGAAGGTAGAGATCTTTCGAGTGTTGCTTTTCAATGTTTAGAAACTGGCATAAGGGAAATGAAAAGCAAGGGTTCAATACCTTCAGTAGCAGTAAATAGATATGACTCGGCCTGTCAAAAGAGGATTGCACTAGCAGAAGTAAATAATCTATTGGAGAAATACGAAATAGCTCAGAATGAAATCAATTAA
- a CDS encoding pentapeptide repeat-containing protein — translation MRFIFITVLIIVLTLPSRSYAALDYGKQSLVGTDFSGSDLKGATFYLTDLQDANLSDCELQNATLYGAKLKDTNLSNSNLKEVTLDSAVLDGTDLSNTNLEDSFAYSTQFENVKIQGADFTNVFLPKDIVRKFCETASGTNPITNRDTRETLECDYV, via the coding sequence ATGAGATTCATATTTATAACTGTTTTAATAATTGTTTTAACCCTACCTTCAAGAAGTTACGCTGCGTTGGATTATGGTAAACAATCCTTGGTAGGAACCGACTTTTCTGGATCTGATTTAAAAGGAGCAACTTTCTATTTGACCGATTTACAAGATGCAAATTTATCAGATTGTGAGCTCCAAAATGCGACTCTTTATGGTGCAAAGTTGAAAGATACTAATTTAAGTAACTCCAACTTAAAAGAAGTGACTTTAGACTCAGCGGTATTAGATGGAACAGACTTATCAAATACTAACTTGGAGGATTCTTTTGCTTATAGTACACAGTTTGAAAATGTAAAAATACAAGGTGCAGACTTCACAAATGTTTTTTTACCAAAAGACATTGTTAGGAAATTTTGTGAAACTGCCTCTGGCACTAATCCAATCACAAATAGAGATACCAGAGAAACTTTAGAGTGCGATTATGTTTAA
- a CDS encoding type II secretion system protein GspD, with translation MNNKNNYLNIFFKIKNFNAFVLTFIAIFVPLSASAKFSNNSINLNYKANLGSSKKIKLTQKDLINNQIVSVDLSNDNEKRNNISSGNNIIDTEIDKNELKLSEISKFNSADQQKINLESIDPPNDSIIEDLKEEINQTIYKSNSKDSNDKTFKSESNKNLNKTPPSGKIFVGGFTIPPRGYVNLEGPKITLNLVEANVLETLKFLAKTGDYGFLYINNKSSENDSITINEDKDLNDPKVTVNFVNQDFSQVFNSLLMASNLQAKFEKGIIFVGENIFNKSLVPKFSKTYRINQASAASVGDYLSTLGAKISKVLVKGNAIAGDELGSSNSSVVELTENYINSYGMVGGPLSGLIGTVDLRLQTITLVGEKNLIATAEKYIKSLDVMHRQVALSVQIIDVSLEKSDLTENKFEARSGGTYIINNGGFDISVANDSSFAVPPINGPISSFIGAGSSLSNNNFINWLSRKITNDNAKIIASPTLILGENQDPILSGAAEVDDGLSKASIGRPFANEAFIKVGESVVTSFETNVSDGVTTCTAFKGIAGITFGAKLNKIDDNGFVTFSLSPAISSITKTETVANCGTQSTLSVRRLDTGVIRVKDGNTLVISGVLKDEDAINTKKTPLLGDLPLLGSLFRNNTTVKRKSELIILVTPKVLNEKD, from the coding sequence ATGAATAATAAAAATAACTATTTAAATATTTTTTTCAAAATAAAAAACTTCAATGCCTTTGTATTGACATTTATCGCTATTTTTGTCCCTTTGTCTGCCTCAGCAAAATTCTCAAATAACTCCATAAATCTTAACTATAAAGCTAATTTAGGAAGTAGCAAAAAAATAAAATTAACTCAAAAAGATTTGATAAATAATCAAATAGTTTCAGTCGATTTATCAAATGATAATGAAAAGCGAAATAATATTTCCTCGGGAAATAATATTATTGATACTGAAATAGATAAAAATGAATTAAAGCTAAGTGAAATTAGTAAATTTAATTCAGCAGATCAGCAAAAAATTAATTTGGAGTCTATCGATCCACCAAATGATTCAATTATAGAAGACTTGAAAGAGGAGATTAATCAAACAATTTATAAGTCAAATTCAAAAGATTCTAATGATAAAACATTCAAATCAGAATCCAATAAGAATTTAAATAAAACACCCCCTTCAGGGAAAATCTTCGTAGGCGGTTTTACTATTCCACCAAGGGGTTATGTTAATTTAGAAGGCCCTAAAATAACTTTAAATTTAGTTGAGGCAAATGTCTTGGAGACTTTAAAATTTCTTGCTAAAACTGGTGATTATGGATTCCTATATATAAATAATAAATCTAGTGAAAATGATTCTATAACTATTAACGAAGATAAAGATTTAAATGACCCCAAAGTTACGGTGAATTTTGTTAATCAGGATTTCTCTCAAGTATTTAATAGCCTTTTGATGGCTTCAAATCTTCAGGCTAAGTTTGAAAAAGGAATAATATTTGTTGGAGAAAATATTTTTAATAAAAGCTTAGTTCCAAAGTTTTCAAAGACTTATAGGATTAATCAGGCTTCTGCGGCTTCTGTAGGTGATTATCTTTCAACACTTGGGGCAAAAATATCCAAAGTCTTGGTAAAAGGTAATGCAATTGCTGGAGATGAACTAGGCAGTAGCAATAGTTCAGTAGTTGAGTTGACAGAAAATTATATTAATTCATATGGAATGGTTGGAGGACCATTAAGTGGCCTTATTGGAACTGTAGATTTGAGACTTCAAACTATTACTCTTGTGGGAGAAAAAAATTTGATTGCAACTGCTGAAAAGTATATAAAGTCTCTTGATGTAATGCATAGACAAGTAGCGTTATCAGTTCAAATAATTGACGTTTCTTTAGAAAAGTCTGATCTAACAGAAAATAAATTTGAAGCTCGTTCAGGCGGTACCTACATAATTAATAACGGTGGATTTGATATTTCAGTTGCCAATGACTCTAGTTTTGCTGTACCACCTATTAATGGTCCTATTTCAAGCTTTATAGGTGCAGGTTCGTCTTTAAGTAATAATAATTTTATTAATTGGCTATCAAGGAAAATAACAAATGATAATGCAAAAATAATTGCTTCTCCAACATTAATTTTAGGAGAAAATCAAGACCCAATTCTATCTGGAGCAGCTGAAGTGGATGATGGTTTATCCAAAGCTTCGATAGGCAGACCATTTGCAAATGAAGCATTTATTAAAGTAGGTGAAAGTGTAGTAACCTCTTTTGAAACAAATGTTTCAGATGGAGTTACAACATGTACTGCTTTCAAAGGAATTGCAGGAATTACTTTTGGAGCAAAATTAAATAAAATTGATGATAATGGGTTTGTAACTTTTTCACTGAGTCCCGCAATATCATCTATTACTAAGACAGAGACAGTAGCAAATTGCGGAACTCAAAGTACATTAAGTGTGAGAAGATTAGATACAGGCGTAATTAGAGTTAAAGATGGAAATACTCTTGTTATCTCTGGCGTATTAAAGGACGAAGATGCAATTAATACTAAAAAAACCCCCCTTCTTGGGGATCTACCGCTTTTAGGAAGCTTATTTAGAAATAATACTACCGTCAAAAGGAAAAGCGAGTTAATAATTCTTGTAACTCCGAAGGTTTTAAATGAAAAGGACTAA
- a CDS encoding type II restriction endonuclease: protein MGSFSDSFQSLLPIIEDRIKNLPVKGFIASSKFEDIIFPLGSDTKVLGTVFELLSRKEVYEVANKEKLLIKEASRQNFYPDFTIMRSETDLEKIALDIKTTYITKRNQKFKFTLGSYTSFLRNPTKNIEYNYKEYKEHWVLGFVYQRDTSKISASHIWHPYEKRERIKPAYSNVDLFFRQKWEIASDSAGSGNTANIGSIYGEISDFKNKLPLFKSEKEFEAYWRSYKRTALERETNYRNIKEFRQKYDY, encoded by the coding sequence GTGGGGTCTTTTTCAGATAGTTTTCAATCTCTTCTACCGATTATTGAAGATCGCATTAAAAATTTACCAGTTAAGGGTTTCATTGCTAGTTCTAAATTTGAAGATATTATTTTCCCATTAGGCTCAGATACTAAAGTACTTGGAACAGTTTTTGAATTACTCTCAAGAAAAGAGGTTTATGAGGTAGCTAATAAGGAAAAACTTTTGATAAAGGAAGCATCAAGGCAGAACTTCTATCCTGATTTCACTATTATGCGTTCTGAGACGGACCTTGAAAAAATAGCTCTTGATATAAAAACAACATACATTACTAAAAGGAATCAAAAATTTAAATTTACTCTAGGAAGCTACACATCTTTTCTCAGGAATCCGACAAAAAACATAGAATATAATTACAAAGAATATAAAGAACATTGGGTTCTTGGTTTTGTCTATCAGAGAGACACTAGTAAAATAAGTGCTTCTCATATTTGGCATCCTTATGAAAAAAGGGAAAGAATAAAGCCAGCCTATTCAAATGTTGATCTATTTTTTAGACAAAAGTGGGAGATAGCATCAGACTCAGCAGGCTCCGGCAACACTGCAAATATTGGAAGTATTTATGGAGAAATAAGTGACTTTAAAAATAAATTGCCTTTATTTAAATCGGAGAAAGAATTCGAAGCTTACTGGAGGAGCTACAAAAGAACTGCACTAGAAAGAGAAACAAATTATCGCAACATAAAAGAATTTAGGCAGAAATATGATTATTAA
- the gloA gene encoding lactoylglutathione lyase, translating to MRILHTMLRVGDLDKSIDFYVNRLGMNLLRKKDYPHGKFTLAFVGYGSEKEDTVIELTYNWGKKSGDYELGNKYGHIAIGVKDIHLICQELENNGCKVTTKPKTMKNSTTILAFVEDPDGYKIELIERD from the coding sequence ATGCGTATCCTTCATACAATGTTGAGAGTTGGAGATTTAGATAAATCTATTGATTTTTACGTCAATAGATTAGGAATGAATTTGTTAAGAAAAAAAGATTACCCTCATGGAAAATTCACTTTGGCTTTTGTTGGCTATGGCTCAGAAAAAGAAGATACAGTAATTGAATTAACTTATAACTGGGGGAAAAAGTCAGGTGACTATGAGCTTGGAAATAAATATGGTCATATAGCTATTGGAGTAAAAGATATTCATCTTATTTGCCAAGAATTAGAAAATAATGGCTGTAAAGTAACAACCAAACCTAAAACAATGAAAAACAGTACTACCATCTTGGCTTTTGTTGAGGATCCAGACGGATATAAAATTGAACTTATTGAAAGAGATTAA